The sequence AGCCCGACCCCACGGCCTCGACCCTGCTGGCCCGCTTCCGTCACTCCGAGTACTTCGGCGTGGTGCCCACGACCTCCTGGGACGAGGCGGAACGGATGCTTCTGGACCGGGAAGTGGACGCGGTCATTCGACTGCAATCGGATTTCACCCGCCGTCTTATGACCGGCGGCCAGGCTCCGGTCCAGCTGGTGGTCAACGGGGTGGACTCCAACCGCGCCCTGCAGATCGTCGGCTACGTGACCATGACCTGGAATCGCTGGCTGAACAGCATCTCGACGACCTTGCCCGGAGCGGGAAACCTGAGCCGGATCGGTCTGGTCGATCTGCAGCAGCGCATCTGGTTCAACGAGGCCATACGCAGCGAAAACTTTCTGGTGCCCGGCCTGATGGCCATCATCATGACCCTGATCGGCACGTTGCTGACCGCCATGGTCATGGCCAGGGAGTGGGAGCGGGGGACTATGGAGGCCCTGCTGGTCACGCCGGTCAGGCGGCTTGAGATCGTTTTGGGCAAGCTGATTCCCTATTTCATTCTCGGCATGGGCGGGCTGGTGCTGTGCATCGTCATGGCCGTGTTCCTGTTCGACGTGCCTTTCCGGGGCTCGTTGCTGGTGCTTCTGTCCCTGGGCGGCGTGTTCATGGTCGGGACACTGGGGCTGGGGCTGTTCATCTCGTCCACGGCCAAGAACCAGTTCGTGGCCGGGCAGATAGCCCTGCTGGCCGCCTTCCTGCCGTCGTTTTTCCTGTCCGGGTTCATCTTCGAGTTGAGCAGCACGCCCATCTTCATCCAGGTGCTCGCCTATGTGGTCCCGGCCAACTATTTCGTCGAGATCGTGCAGACCCTGTTCCTCGCGGGCAACGTGGGCTCGGTGTTGTTGCCGAACCTCGTCGGCCTGATCGTCCTGGCCCTGGTGTTCATGACCCTGGCCTTCCGCAAGACACGCAAGAGCCTGGAGTGAGCCCATGGAAAGCGTCCGCCGCATAATCGCGCTGATCATCAAGGAATTTCTGACCCTGCTCAAGGACCCCAAGAGCCGAACCGTTGTCATCGGGCCGCCGATCATCCAGTTGATCCTGTTCGGCTACGCGGCCACCTTCGATCTGACGGACATTCCCTACGCCTTCGAGGATCTGAGCCGTTCGGCCGAGTCTCGGGAGTTTTTGTCCTCCGTATCCGGTTCCCCGTATTTCCATCTGGTGCAGGAGGTCCGGGGCGAGACCGTCATCAAGGACATGATCGACAGCCGGGAGGTGCGCTTTGTCCTGCGCATCGGCCAGACCTTTGCCAAGGACCTCAAGGCCGGGCGCAGCGCGCCGGTTCAGGTCCTTCTGGACGGGCGCAACTCCAATACCGCAGGGATCATCGGCAATTATCTGAGCAACGTGGTCGGCCAATACAACGCCGCGCGTCTGGGCCGTGCGGGACGGGCCAGCCCGTCCATCATGGTCTCCCGCATCTACTACAACGAGAACGCGCTGAGCCGGCAGTTTTTCGTGCCCGGCATCGTCGGGGTCATCGCCATGGTGGTCACCCTGCTGGTGACGGCCCTGTCCGTGGCGCGTGAAAGGGAGCATGGCACCTTTGACCAGCTCCTGGTCACGCCGCTGTCGCCCATAGGCATACTCATCGGCAAGGCCACTCCCGGCCTGGTCATCGGCCTGTTGGAGTCCACGCTGATCATGCTCGCCGCGGTCTACTGGTTCGAGGTGCCCCTGCGCGGCAATCTGGGGCTGCTCTATCTGGGGCTGTCCTTCTTCATCTTCGCGTCCGTGGGCGTGGGGCTGATGATCTCGTCGCTTTCCGTGACCATGCAGCAGGCCCTGCTCGGGTCCTTCATGTTCCTGATGCCGTCCGTGCTGCTGTCCGGCTTTGCCACGCCTATCGCCAACATGGCCAAGGTGGTGCAGTGGATCACCCTGATCAACCCGCTGCGCTACGTCCTGGTTTTGATCCGAGGCGTGTTCATCGAGAACTCACCGACCTATGTCCTGCTCATGCAGGTCTGGCCTCTGGCCCTGATCGGGCTGGCCTGCATGGCCCTGGCCGTGGTCATGTTCCGCAACCGCATCTACTAGATCGCTCGACCTATCGGTAACGCATCGAAAAGGCCCCGGCTCCATGTGGAGCCGGGGCCTTATAGTGTGGATTGGTGAAACGGGTTCCCGTCTAACGGGTCACGCCGCCTTCCCACACGTAGCAGAAGCCTGCGCGGGGAGGCATGATGAAGCTCGCGTCCACGCCGAGCAGGGTCGGCTTGAACGGCTCGGCGGCGTCCATGGTGTTGTACGGGTTGTCGTCCGGATACTGGTCCCGGCGGTAGGTCACCACCGTGCAGTTCGGATCCAGCCCGGCCAGGGAGCGGGCCTTGGCAAAGGCGTCCTGAATGTAGCCGATCTGGTCGATGAGACCGATGGACAGGGCCTGGTTCGCGGTGAAGACCCGCGCCGTCTTGACGGTTTCGAGATTGGCCGGAGTCAGGTGCCGGTGGGCCTGGACCAGCGAGTAGAAGCGCGCCGCCATGTCGTCTATGATGCCTTGAAACAAGGCTTTTTCCTCATCCGTGGTCGGACGGAAGGGGGAGCCCATGTCCTTGTCGCGGCCGGACTTGGAGACCTCAACGCCCACGCCGACTTTGTCCATCAACCCGTTGAGCTTGGGTCGCATGAAGACCACGCCAACCGAACCGGTGATGGTGGTGGGGTGGGCCACGATCCAGTCTGCGGGCAGGGCCGCGTAGTAGCCGCCCGAGGCCGCCACGTCGAACATGGCCACGACCACGGGTACGCCCGTGCGCTTTTTGAAGTCGGTCAGTTCATGGTAGAGTACGTCCGAGGCGGTGGTGGTGCCGCCCGGGGAATCGATGGCCACGACCACGGCCCCGACCTCTTCGTCGGCTTCGGCCAGCTTGAGCTCATTGACCAGCTCCTGCACGGCGCTGGGCTGCGAGACCAGCATGCCCTGGGTCGGCTCGGTGCTGAGGAAGCCTCGCAGGTGGATGAGGGCGATCTTGCCCGGTCCCTGGCCGTCCACCACATATTCCTTGAGCGGTTCGGTGGCCGGTGAGGCGAATATTTTTATCTTGGGGGCGCAGCCCGGCAGCAGCAGGAACAGGGCGAGCAGCAGGGCGGATATGAACGGGATTCGTTGTAACATGAAATCCTCCGGGGATGTCGGTTTATGCCGCCATCCTACCGGGGCCGAAGAGCCTTGCCAAGAGGAGATCACCCCGGCACGCATCTCCCCCATCCATGAGAGAGACGGTGTCGGTATGGCTGAGTTGACCCCATGGTGCGGAGCTATTCGTCGATCTGGGCCGTGTAGGCCTCGTTGGCCATCCGTTGGATCAGGCTCGAGGAACCCTTGTCCATGCCGTCGAACAGGGCCTGCAGGCTCTGGTCGCCCTGCCGGAAGGCCTGCATCAGCTCGTCCAGGGTGACCACGCCGTCCTCGTTGAGGTCGTACTGGTCGTAGTCCTCGTCCGAGGACTCGCTGTCGTCGGAGCCGGAGGCCTGGGAAGACCCGGAGGCCCCGCCCATGGACATGCCCTGCATGGGCTCCGGGTTTTCGGACTGGTGCGCCTGGGCGTCGGCGCTCAACTCTTCGGCCGAGATGAACCCGTCGCCGTCCGCGTCGATCTCGTTGAAGCGGTCCTCGTCCAGGGGCGTTTCGGACAGGCTGAGGAGGCCGTCGCCGTCCTGATCGTCCTTCTCCACGATGGACGCGGCCATCTCATCCGGGTCCTGCTGTTCCTTGCGCCGGGCCTGCATCATTTCGGCCAGTCCGAAGGACGAACTGGAACCACTCACTGCGGAAATGCTCATGCCGTACTCCTTGGTTGAAGGTTGAAGAGGCAAGAATTGCCGGTGGCAACCCAACTTTCGGGAGCAGCAAGTGTCGGGCCGATATAAGCCCAGTCTATATTAAGAATTGTTAAGAATGATTCGACGCCGGAGCGGCTACATGACCAGGGCGAAACCCAGCCCGGCGGCCAGTTCGCCCAGGATCACGGCGCAACCCAGAAAGTCGCCGTTGGCGCCGCCCACCTTCTCGGCCAGCCGGAACAGTCCGAGCAGGACCAGGGTGACGATGACCGTGGACGCCAGAGTGACCGGCAGCCCGGCCATGATCCAGCCTGCGACGAAGGTGAACAGGGTGGCCGAAAGGGCCACGCCCAGGGTGGCTCCGTCGATGTAGAGCTTGCCCAGGCCCGGACGGACCAGATGGCGTACGTGGTAGCCGAGCCAGACGGCGGCGGCCCGTCCGAGAACGAACGCCCAGGCCGCAGCCCAGTACTCGCCGCGAGCGAGCATGGCGTGGAACAGGATAACCTGCCCGGTCAGGGCCATGACCAGACCCATGGCACCGAAGGCGCCGGTGCGGCTGTCCTTGACCACTTCCCAGAAACGCGCGGGGTCGGTGTGGGTGGTGACCGCGTCGCAGACGTCGGCCAGACCGTCCATGTGCAGACCGCGCGTCAGGTAGATGGAGGCGGCGACCATGAGCCATGCCTGGACCCACGGCGAGGCGGCGAACAGGCCGAGCCAGAGCGGCAGGGCGATGAGCAAACCGAGGACCAGCCCGGCCGGGGGCATCCAGCGAATGCACCGGTTCATGGCCGCTTCCGGGATGACCCGCGCGGGAGCCAGCCGAGTCAGAAAACCGAGGGTGTCGACAAAGTCGCGCAGCACGTCATGCCTCCCAGGCCAGTTCCACGGTGTCGCCCATGGACAGGCCGAATCGTTTCGCGGCGGACCGCTGGTTCACGGCCAATTCCAGGAATCCCTGGCTGCCTTCGAGCAGGCCGGGTTCGCCTTCGGGCATGTCCGCGTATTTGACGGCGTAGGCCAGGGGGCCGCCCGCCGGTGATTCCATGCGCAGGCCGCCCGGTGTGCCCAGGCTGCCCGCCTCCAGGTTGAACACGCAGTTCCCGAAATGGTCGATGTGGACCACATGGGCCAGTGCCCGGCCTCGTTGGATTTCGGGGCGGGACCATGTCTGCGAGATCAGGTCCGCGGGATCGATTTCGTGCCCCACGCCCTCGGGCCTGCCGCCCAGGGCGAACCATGCGGCCAGCGGGGCGAATACGTCCCGGCCGTGAAAGGTGTGCGAGACCTTCTTGGGCGCGTCCATGGCCTTGGACAGGTCAAAGGCGCGCACCTCGGACCAGGCCCGGTTCAGGGCCAGGGTGAGCAGCCCGTTGTCCGGGGCGATCAGCAGCCGGTTGCCGATCTCCAGGCAGGCGATGCGGCGATCCGTGCCCACGCCCGGGTCGACAACGGCCAGGATGACCGCGTCGTCCGGAAAATGCTCGTAGCTGGCGGCCAGGAAGAACCCGGCCTGGGCCACGTTGAACGGCACCACGTGGTGGGAGATGTCCACCACAGGGCAACTGGGCGCCTTGCGGGCCAGAACGGCCTTGACCTGGCCCACGTAGGGATCGGTCAGGCCGAAGTCGGTGATCAGTCCGATGGTCCGGGGCGGAGGGGTATCCTTTTTCTCAGACCGGAAAAGCATCTAGTAGACCTTCCTCGATGAGAAGCCCTGCCCCTGCACATGGAATCGTGAGCCCATGATGAAGAAGGCGTCCGGGTCGATGGTATAGACCAGCTCCTCCAGCTCCTTGAGCTGCATGGACGAGATCATGGTCATGATGACCTTGCGCGGCTGACCGGAGTATCCGCCCGTTCCGTCCAGGATGGTCACGCCCCGGTCCAGGTCGGTCAGGATGGCCGCGTTGATGGCCGCATGGTGGTCCGAAACGATGATGACCATCTTGCGCTCGGAGAACATGCCGAGCACGTACTCGATGCCGAAGGCGATGACGAAGGTCATGGCGATGGAATAGAAGACGATGTTCATGTCCAGGTAGATGAAACCGGCCACAAAGCCGATCATGTTGAACCAGAACTCGAAGGAGCCCATGGACATGTTGAATTTTTCCTTGCAGATCACGGCCAGGATGTCGGACCCACCGGTGGAGCCGAGCGAACGCAGGGCGATACCCACGCCCGCGCCCATGATGCCGCCGCCGGTGATGACCGCCAGCCAGATGTCCTTCATGTGCAGGGTGTAGGGGATGGCGTCGATGAAAACGGACGAGATGACCATGCCGTAGAGGGAATAGAAGAAGAACCGCTTGCTGACGAAGACCCAGCCGAGGATGAACACGGGCAGGTTCAGGGCGAAGTACCACTGGCCCGTGGTCAGCCCGCCGAAGGCGTAGTAGCACAGCAGGGCGATGCCGGACATGCCTCCGGTAAGCAGGCCGTGAGGCACCGCGATGGCCTTCACCGAGAAGGCGATGAGGAAGGAGCCCAGGGTGAGCAGGGCGAGGTTCCACGGCACTCCGAAGGTCCAGCCGCGCAACGTGTCTTTGAAAGTATTGGTCATTGTCGATCTCCGCCACATGTTCTAGCGGGTTTTGGGCGGGCTGGAAACCAAAATCCGAGTGACCCGCTTCCCTTGCGCGGGGACGGTATTCCCGGTAAATGGAGTAGGGAATTTAACCAAACATGATCTTAATCGGGAAGTATTTCGCATGACGCTCAAAGATTTGATTTCGGAAGAGGATCTGGCCACATTGCAGCAGGAACTGCATGACCGCTTCGGCCTCAACGCAGACATCATGGACAGTGACGGCCACCGGCTGCTCGGGAACACCTGGGGCAACGACCTGTGCCGTGCCATCCGCAACGACGAGAAGGGGTTCGGAGCCATCTGCGCCACGGCAGGCCAGATGTTCACCCAGTTGCTCAAACAGGGCGAGCCGTTTGTGGAGTACTGTGACGCGGGCATGGTCCGCGTCAGTGTGCCCGTAAAGGTCAAGGGCGAGGTCGTGGGCGCGGTGGGCGGCTGCGGCCTGGTGCCTGCCGACGAGGAAGTGGACGAGTTCACCATCGGCATGATGAGCGGCCTGGACGAGGCGGCCATCGCCGAACGGGTCAAGACCGTGCA is a genomic window of uncultured Pseudodesulfovibrio sp. containing:
- a CDS encoding ABC transporter permease produces the protein MIGGLDFNRLRALLVKEWLQIIRDPSSIALAFVIPIVMLLLFGYGISLDPKQLPVAFVMDKPDPTASTLLARFRHSEYFGVVPTTSWDEAERMLLDREVDAVIRLQSDFTRRLMTGGQAPVQLVVNGVDSNRALQIVGYVTMTWNRWLNSISTTLPGAGNLSRIGLVDLQQRIWFNEAIRSENFLVPGLMAIIMTLIGTLLTAMVMAREWERGTMEALLVTPVRRLEIVLGKLIPYFILGMGGLVLCIVMAVFLFDVPFRGSLLVLLSLGGVFMVGTLGLGLFISSTAKNQFVAGQIALLAAFLPSFFLSGFIFELSSTPIFIQVLAYVVPANYFVEIVQTLFLAGNVGSVLLPNLVGLIVLALVFMTLAFRKTRKSLE
- a CDS encoding ABC transporter permease encodes the protein MESVRRIIALIIKEFLTLLKDPKSRTVVIGPPIIQLILFGYAATFDLTDIPYAFEDLSRSAESREFLSSVSGSPYFHLVQEVRGETVIKDMIDSREVRFVLRIGQTFAKDLKAGRSAPVQVLLDGRNSNTAGIIGNYLSNVVGQYNAARLGRAGRASPSIMVSRIYYNENALSRQFFVPGIVGVIAMVVTLLVTALSVAREREHGTFDQLLVTPLSPIGILIGKATPGLVIGLLESTLIMLAAVYWFEVPLRGNLGLLYLGLSFFIFASVGVGLMISSLSVTMQQALLGSFMFLMPSVLLSGFATPIANMAKVVQWITLINPLRYVLVLIRGVFIENSPTYVLLMQVWPLALIGLACMALAVVMFRNRIY
- the sppA gene encoding signal peptide peptidase SppA, which gives rise to MLQRIPFISALLLALFLLLPGCAPKIKIFASPATEPLKEYVVDGQGPGKIALIHLRGFLSTEPTQGMLVSQPSAVQELVNELKLAEADEEVGAVVVAIDSPGGTTTASDVLYHELTDFKKRTGVPVVVAMFDVAASGGYYAALPADWIVAHPTTITGSVGVVFMRPKLNGLMDKVGVGVEVSKSGRDKDMGSPFRPTTDEEKALFQGIIDDMAARFYSLVQAHRHLTPANLETVKTARVFTANQALSIGLIDQIGYIQDAFAKARSLAGLDPNCTVVTYRRDQYPDDNPYNTMDAAEPFKPTLLGVDASFIMPPRAGFCYVWEGGVTR
- a CDS encoding EF-hand domain-containing protein, whose amino-acid sequence is MSISAVSGSSSSFGLAEMMQARRKEQQDPDEMAASIVEKDDQDGDGLLSLSETPLDEDRFNEIDADGDGFISAEELSADAQAHQSENPEPMQGMSMGGASGSSQASGSDDSESSDEDYDQYDLNEDGVVTLDELMQAFRQGDQSLQALFDGMDKGSSSLIQRMANEAYTAQIDE
- a CDS encoding adenosylcobinamide-GDP ribazoletransferase, with the protein product MLRDFVDTLGFLTRLAPARVIPEAAMNRCIRWMPPAGLVLGLLIALPLWLGLFAASPWVQAWLMVAASIYLTRGLHMDGLADVCDAVTTHTDPARFWEVVKDSRTGAFGAMGLVMALTGQVILFHAMLARGEYWAAAWAFVLGRAAAVWLGYHVRHLVRPGLGKLYIDGATLGVALSATLFTFVAGWIMAGLPVTLASTVIVTLVLLGLFRLAEKVGGANGDFLGCAVILGELAAGLGFALVM
- a CDS encoding SAM-dependent chlorinase/fluorinase, which produces MLFRSEKKDTPPPRTIGLITDFGLTDPYVGQVKAVLARKAPSCPVVDISHHVVPFNVAQAGFFLAASYEHFPDDAVILAVVDPGVGTDRRIACLEIGNRLLIAPDNGLLTLALNRAWSEVRAFDLSKAMDAPKKVSHTFHGRDVFAPLAAWFALGGRPEGVGHEIDPADLISQTWSRPEIQRGRALAHVVHIDHFGNCVFNLEAGSLGTPGGLRMESPAGGPLAYAVKYADMPEGEPGLLEGSQGFLELAVNQRSAAKRFGLSMGDTVELAWEA
- a CDS encoding YitT family protein, giving the protein MTNTFKDTLRGWTFGVPWNLALLTLGSFLIAFSVKAIAVPHGLLTGGMSGIALLCYYAFGGLTTGQWYFALNLPVFILGWVFVSKRFFFYSLYGMVISSVFIDAIPYTLHMKDIWLAVITGGGIMGAGVGIALRSLGSTGGSDILAVICKEKFNMSMGSFEFWFNMIGFVAGFIYLDMNIVFYSIAMTFVIAFGIEYVLGMFSERKMVIIVSDHHAAINAAILTDLDRGVTILDGTGGYSGQPRKVIMTMISSMQLKELEELVYTIDPDAFFIMGSRFHVQGQGFSSRKVY
- a CDS encoding PocR ligand-binding domain-containing protein, with amino-acid sequence MTLKDLISEEDLATLQQELHDRFGLNADIMDSDGHRLLGNTWGNDLCRAIRNDEKGFGAICATAGQMFTQLLKQGEPFVEYCDAGMVRVSVPVKVKGEVVGAVGGCGLVPADEEVDEFTIGMMSGLDEAAIAERVKTVHAADEARLAEIQAFITERLESLLP